CCTGGAAAAGAGCGAGCCCATGCGGATGGCTCTCGCCAAATTCACCGAAAGCCTGTTCGCCCAGGTTCAGCAGACAGCCGCCTGCAATGCGCAGCACAAGCTGGACGAGCGTCTGGCCCGGTGGTTGCTGACCTTGCACGACCGGGCCGATGAAGATCGCTTCAACCTGACTCAGCAGGATATCGCGGGCATGCTCGGTGTGCGGCGCGCCACGGTGTCGGAGGTCGGGGCCGAACTGGAAGGGCGACGCCTGATCAAGCGCGGGCGCGGCTGGGTGGAGGTCCTCGACCGCAAGGCTTTGGAGGGGGCGGCCTGCGGTTGCTATGCCATGATGCGGGGCGTGATGAAGGATCTGGGCGTGCCTCGTCCCCGTCACGGCCGATAGCCGCAAGTGTCGCAAAGAGCCGCGACGACGCAGCCCGGTGACGCCAGCCTCGCGACCCGCTAAAGCGCAAAGATGACCGACGCTGCGCCGCCTTCCGATTTGCCCGCGGGCAAGACCTCGACCTTTGGCTTCCGCGACGTGGAGGCGGGCGAAAAGGTGCGCCTGGTGCGCGGCGTGTTCGACAGCGTGGCCTCCAGCTACGACCTGATGAACGACCTGATGAGCGGTGGCGTGCACCGTCTGTGGAAGGATGCGGCGGCGGCTCGCCTCAATCCCCGGCCCGGCGAGGTGATCCTGGACGTCGCGGGCGGCACCGGCGACATGGCACGCCGCTATTCGAAGATGGCGCGCGCGGCCCAGCAGCGCCGCGGCGGTGAGGACGCCCGGGTCATCGTGCTGGACTACAACGCCGAGATGATCCTGGCGGGCGTGGCCAAAGGGGGCGAGCCGGAGATGACCTGGACGGTCGGCGACGCCATGGCCCTGCCTCTGCCCGACGCCTCGGTCGATGCCTATTCGATCAGCTTCGGCATCCGCAATGTGGCCGACATTTCCCAGGCCCTGGCCGAGGCGCGCCGGGTGCTGAAGCCGGGCGGCCGGTTCCTGTGCCTGGAGTTCTCGCGCCCCACGACGGGCGCTTTGAGGAAGGCTTATGACGCCTGGTCCTTCAACGCCATCCCGCGCATCGGCGGCTGGGTGGCGGGTGATCGCGACAGCTATCAATACCTGGTCGAAAGCATCCGCCGCTTTCCCGAACAGGCGACGTTCAAGGC
The genomic region above belongs to Brevundimonas vitisensis and contains:
- a CDS encoding Crp/Fnr family transcriptional regulator; the protein is MDNLWISQLEPADRKRIEPHLSEKAFAAGQMLYDAGEAVDEVWFPMRGVVSLMTVLPDDRMVETAAIGREGLVGVTCGPLNARAASRAVSQLEGVAACCPADIFSAALEKSEPMRMALAKFTESLFAQVQQTAACNAQHKLDERLARWLLTLHDRADEDRFNLTQQDIAGMLGVRRATVSEVGAELEGRRLIKRGRGWVEVLDRKALEGAACGCYAMMRGVMKDLGVPRPRHGR
- a CDS encoding class I SAM-dependent methyltransferase codes for the protein MTDAAPPSDLPAGKTSTFGFRDVEAGEKVRLVRGVFDSVASSYDLMNDLMSGGVHRLWKDAAAARLNPRPGEVILDVAGGTGDMARRYSKMARAAQQRRGGEDARVIVLDYNAEMILAGVAKGGEPEMTWTVGDAMALPLPDASVDAYSISFGIRNVADISQALAEARRVLKPGGRFLCLEFSRPTTGALRKAYDAWSFNAIPRIGGWVAGDRDSYQYLVESIRRFPEQATFKAMIETAGFSRVSVTNLSGGIAAIHHGWAI